The genomic interval CATTTGTCTGCAACAGGCTCGCCTGCTGTTTAGTAGAAGGTTCCTGGCTTCTGGCCAGTATCTGTTCGACCGGCCCTACTATTAAAGTGAGTGGAGTGCGAAATTCGTGGGCCAGATTGGTAAAAAAGCGGGTCTTGGTTTCATTTACTTTCCGGAGTTTGTCGGCCTGCTGCTGTATCTGACTTGTTCGCTCCTGAACGGTTTGCTCAAGTTCCTCTTTCTGAATAGCCACCAACCTTAGTTTTTCAGCTTCCTGGATTAGTGTCTGAGCTGAAAGTGTTTGTACTTGTTTGAGTTGCACTTCCAGATTTATACTGGTGCGGGCAAAATCCTGGGCCAGGTAAAGGGAGCTGGTGAATGGCATTAGTAGAAAGCCCATAGACATGAACAGGCCCTGCCCTGATGGGTTATTTGGCAACAACCCAAGCACATTCCAGGCTGACATAAAATAGACAAAAGCTGTTGCCAGCATCCCTACACCAATCAGCCATACACCGGGTTGTTTGCGTATCATTCCAATAGAGACAACCCGTAAAACTTCCAGGGTACTTAGTCCAAGAAACCCCAGCCACAATACATCGTTAAATGGCCAGAAGGGTAGCTGCACAATCAGCCCAAATAGCGTAATCCCTATCCCATAGAATATGGCAATTGGCCAGGATTGCCTTCCGTAACAAACGGAATAGACAAAAGCCACAGAAGAGATGTTAAACGCAAAATTTACGGATCGGATTAGGTAAAAAATAGTCTGGTGGTGGCTGAGGTTAGTGGTTTGGCCTTCCAGAAAAACCAGTAAAGCAGCCGCTGAAAAAAAGCTAAGACAGACACTAAAGTACAAATTGGACTTCTTAGCCGGATAAAATAAAAAAAGAAATAAGTGCAACAGGGCAAGAATCCCGGAACCAACACCCGGAACCAGACTTAATCCATCGCTCCGCACCATATTTTTGATATACCGGTTCATCTGTTCGTAGGGAGCGATCCAGATAGTAAATCCCTGCCTGTACCGTATTCTACGAATAAGATAGCTATGAAATTCTGATGTCCTTACCGCCAGTACATGTTTGCCAGGCTGCTCAAGGCTAAAAGCAATGGGTTCATAGTCGGGAAAGTAGGTTTGCTCTGTTGAGGAATATCCAACTTTACCAAACCCGCCAATACGCTTTCCATCCAGGTAAATCTCTGAGGCCCCCATGTGGCTGATGCGGAAAGACAGTAATTTTCCTACCATAGATGTATCCACATCGAAATGAAGCCTGAACCAGCCTATCCCTTGCCATCCGGCAGGCGTATTCCCTATACTATAGCTGGTTCTGGTAAGTGGCCAGTCCTGGTCATTGAAAGAAGGGGCTGCCCATTGCAAACTATCTCCTGCCATAAACCGCCAGGGCATTGTATAGAGGGAATAGGGTGAGCGATTTTTCTGTAAACTATCATCTGTTAACCAAAGGACATTCGCTTGGTCCTGTGCCAGGCTCTCAGCAGTCACAAGGCAGTAGAGGAAAACTTGGCAGGTGAGCCAAATACTCCCCAAAAAAATACTCTTGGAACAATTTTGCATAGGCCATATAGGAAAGTAATCCGAGTATTAGAGAAAAATCCTTAAGCTAATTTAACTTTTTTACCCATTAATTTAAGG from Rhodocytophaga rosea carries:
- a CDS encoding hybrid sensor histidine kinase/response regulator transcription factor, whose product is MTAESLAQDQANVLWLTDDSLQKNRSPYSLYTMPWRFMAGDSLQWAAPSFNDQDWPLTRTSYSIGNTPAGWQGIGWFRLHFDVDTSMVGKLLSFRISHMGASEIYLDGKRIGGFGKVGYSSTEQTYFPDYEPIAFSLEQPGKHVLAVRTSEFHSYLIRRIRYRQGFTIWIAPYEQMNRYIKNMVRSDGLSLVPGVGSGILALLHLFLFLFYPAKKSNLYFSVCLSFFSAAALLVFLEGQTTNLSHHQTIFYLIRSVNFAFNISSVAFVYSVCYGRQSWPIAIFYGIGITLFGLIVQLPFWPFNDVLWLGFLGLSTLEVLRVVSIGMIRKQPGVWLIGVGMLATAFVYFMSAWNVLGLLPNNPSGQGLFMSMGFLLMPFTSSLYLAQDFARTSINLEVQLKQVQTLSAQTLIQEAEKLRLVAIQKEELEQTVQERTSQIQQQADKLRKVNETKTRFFTNLAHEFRTPLTLIVGPVEQILARSQEPSTKQQASLLQTNVRRLLRLVNQLLDLSKLEAGKTSLVTSKGDLIGLVKGMLLSFDSLAVQKQITLQLHTDLEQLIMELDRDKLEKVFSNLFSNALKFTPAGGTVSVSISTEQNGSKPWVQVAIQDTGKGIPAEKTPYVFDQFYQVDASHTREHEGFGIGLALTKELVELHGGRISITSTENQGTLVTVRLPVYQQKLDTAQSEITTAFEEQARITPSEDLESLPAEEITKISELSETPDVPALPLTGELLIIEDNSEVRRFICSSLEHQYRIWEAEGGEEGISLARQHIPDLVITDLMMPRMDGYQVCRELKQDQRTSHIPVLMLTAKADLDSRIEGLQTGADSYLAKPFHQRELLAQIANLITTRQQLRDRYRRENVWQTNESELPSQEQIFLDKVKAFIEARLSDEHFGVDQLSEEMAMSRTQLHRKLKALIDYSPGDLIRLIRLQHALTLLTHNVASVSEVAYQVGFANPASFSASFSRHYGFSPHEAKKKADSPAS